One window from the genome of Methanomassiliicoccales archaeon encodes:
- a CDS encoding CxxC-x17-CxxC domain-containing protein, translating to MTKVKCSDCGAETEVPFKPTEGRPVYCRDCYQKHKPARNDRF from the coding sequence ATGACGAAGGTAAAATGTTCCGACTGCGGGGCAGAGACGGAAGTTCCATTCAAGCCGACCGAGGGCAGGCCGGTCTATTGCAGGGACTGTTATCAAAAGCACAAACCCGCCAGAAACGACAGGTTCTGA
- the ilvD gene encoding dihydroxy-acid dehydratase: MRSDIVTKGIEKAPSRSLLRAVGLTDADFSKPFIGIANSQNDIIPGHIHLNSLVEEVRQGIIEAGGVPFTFGVPGICDGIAMGHAGMRYSLASRETVSDCVELMVKAHCFDGWVGVTNCDKITPGMLMASGRCDLPTIIVTGGPMEHGVNGKDRLDLQSVFEALGEYKAGKTDKEHVELIEACACPGAGSCAGLFTANTMACLTEALGLSLVGCGTAMADSRKKREIARESGRRIVELVRQNKTPRSMVTEDSFKNAIRVDMAIGGSTNTALHIPAVAADFGIKISLKTFDEFSKEIPHLTSIRPSGPYVMGDFDRAGGVPAIMKRIKDHLYDEDTVSGKTIHEIADEARVTDEECIRPMDRPFHAQGGIAILFGNLAPEGSVVKQAAVSEKMMRYEGTARCFNSEDEVSKAISERKIVPGDVVVIRYEGPKGGPGMPEMLGPTSMIAGMGLSDSVALITDGRFSGATRGPCIGHVCPEAFDKGPIAAVIDGDRILIDIPARKLELVGVSDKEIKKRLEKVEVVDRHPDGMLAKYRKLVKGANEGAICR, encoded by the coding sequence ATGCGCAGCGATATCGTCACAAAAGGTATCGAGAAGGCACCAAGCCGAAGCCTTCTCAGGGCAGTTGGATTGACCGACGCGGACTTTTCCAAGCCGTTCATCGGCATAGCGAACTCCCAGAACGACATCATTCCCGGTCATATCCATCTCAATTCGCTCGTCGAAGAGGTCAGGCAGGGAATAATCGAGGCGGGAGGTGTTCCGTTCACCTTCGGTGTTCCAGGCATTTGTGATGGCATAGCCATGGGTCACGCGGGCATGCGATACTCGCTTGCCTCGAGGGAGACCGTTTCCGACTGCGTCGAGCTGATGGTCAAGGCCCATTGCTTCGATGGATGGGTCGGCGTTACCAATTGCGACAAGATCACTCCCGGTATGTTGATGGCCTCCGGCCGATGCGATCTGCCCACGATCATCGTCACCGGAGGGCCGATGGAGCACGGCGTGAACGGAAAGGACCGCCTGGACCTTCAGAGCGTGTTCGAAGCCCTGGGGGAGTACAAGGCAGGCAAGACCGACAAGGAACATGTGGAGCTCATCGAGGCCTGCGCCTGTCCAGGAGCGGGCAGTTGTGCCGGCCTGTTCACCGCCAACACCATGGCCTGCCTGACCGAAGCGCTCGGTCTGTCGCTGGTAGGATGCGGGACCGCCATGGCCGACAGCAGGAAGAAGCGTGAGATAGCCCGCGAGTCCGGACGGCGGATAGTCGAATTGGTGCGGCAGAACAAAACGCCCCGTTCCATGGTGACCGAGGATTCATTCAAGAATGCCATACGGGTCGATATGGCCATCGGAGGTTCGACCAATACCGCTCTGCACATCCCGGCTGTCGCGGCAGATTTTGGCATCAAGATCAGCCTCAAGACCTTTGACGAGTTCTCCAAGGAGATCCCGCATCTGACCAGCATAAGGCCCAGCGGTCCATACGTCATGGGGGACTTCGACCGGGCCGGCGGCGTTCCGGCGATCATGAAGCGCATAAAGGACCACCTGTACGACGAGGACACCGTCTCAGGAAAGACGATCCACGAGATCGCCGATGAGGCCAGGGTGACGGACGAAGAGTGCATAAGGCCGATGGACCGGCCGTTCCATGCTCAGGGCGGCATCGCCATCCTGTTCGGTAACCTGGCACCGGAAGGCTCAGTGGTCAAACAGGCGGCCGTCAGCGAGAAGATGATGCGTTACGAAGGGACCGCGCGATGTTTCAATTCCGAGGACGAGGTCAGCAAGGCCATATCCGAAAGGAAGATCGTTCCCGGTGACGTGGTGGTGATCCGTTACGAAGGACCGAAGGGCGGACCGGGGATGCCTGAGATGCTCGGGCCCACAAGCATGATAGCCGGCATGGGCCTGTCGGACTCGGTGGCGCTCATAACCGACGGCCGATTCTCCGGCGCGACCAGGGGACCTTGCATCGGACACGTCTGCCCGGAAGCGTTCGACAAGGGGCCGATAGCCGCGGTCATCGATGGGGACCGCATCCTGATAGATATTCCTGCCAGAAAGCTTGAGCTGGTCGGCGTCAGCGACAAGGAGATCAAGAAACGCCTGGAAAAGGTCGAGGTCGTCGACCGTCATCCGGACGGGATGCTGGCAAAGTATCGCAAGCTGGTCAAAGGGGCCAACGAAGGAGCGATCTGCAGGTAA
- a CDS encoding mechanosensitive ion channel family protein has protein sequence MAEVFGIDLEGLVYFSILIFLSLSVGRLAYAIFRRGFDTRIGKRRSKLIARWIQYAIIAAGLSFGMITFLNIDFTTVAAGIGLVGIVIALASQQILQNFMAGILMGLERQIQLEDWVDIGGTPETKPARVKDITLTKTVLLDPQGKFVVVPNSVIVSSKVINYTKAGFFEVPLRLTLSPEEDIDRVTRIILDVADKNPFILPNVPGEEKKEIDRLMHLRHLRILFEGRISYDMFRPRVLVSDIADAKITLSIRIWIREVNRRDDIVSGFLSDLFLRLHEASVKLA, from the coding sequence ATGGCTGAGGTGTTCGGCATAGACCTGGAAGGACTTGTCTACTTCTCGATCCTGATCTTCCTATCATTATCGGTAGGTCGGCTCGCGTATGCGATCTTCCGCAGGGGATTTGACACACGTATCGGTAAGAGACGTTCGAAGCTGATCGCCCGCTGGATCCAATATGCGATCATCGCGGCCGGTCTGTCATTCGGAATGATCACCTTTCTGAACATCGATTTCACGACGGTCGCCGCCGGTATCGGGTTGGTCGGTATCGTCATTGCGTTGGCCTCACAGCAGATATTGCAGAACTTCATGGCGGGAATACTGATGGGTCTGGAACGTCAGATCCAGCTGGAGGATTGGGTGGACATCGGAGGCACTCCCGAGACAAAGCCCGCCAGGGTCAAGGACATTACCCTGACGAAAACTGTCCTGTTGGACCCGCAGGGAAAATTTGTGGTCGTACCAAACTCCGTGATCGTCAGCAGCAAGGTGATCAACTACACCAAGGCGGGGTTCTTCGAGGTGCCGCTCCGGCTGACGCTCTCGCCGGAGGAAGACATCGATAGGGTGACTAGGATCATACTCGATGTTGCTGACAAGAACCCGTTCATCCTGCCCAATGTGCCTGGTGAAGAAAAGAAGGAGATAGACAGACTGATGCATCTGAGGCATCTCAGGATATTATTCGAAGGCAGGATATCGTACGATATGTTCCGGCCGCGGGTCCTTGTGTCGGACATCGCGGACGCGAAGATAACGCTCAGCATCCGCATCTGGATCAGGGAAGTGAACCGTAGGGATGACATCGTCTCCGGATTCCTGTCGGACCTGTTCCTAAGGCTGCATGAGGCCTCGGTCAAGCTCGCGTGA
- the rpsJ gene encoding 30S ribosomal protein S10, which produces MAQRARISLSGTDPKKVDSVCGQIKQISQRTGVAIRGPIPLPTKRLQVPCRKSPDGEGSETWDRWEMRIHKRLIDLDADERALRQLMRIQVPDGVNIEIVLRS; this is translated from the coding sequence ATGGCACAGCGCGCAAGGATTTCACTGAGCGGCACGGACCCAAAGAAGGTCGACTCTGTCTGTGGACAGATAAAGCAGATCTCCCAAAGGACCGGCGTCGCTATACGCGGACCTATCCCCCTGCCTACCAAGAGGCTCCAGGTTCCCTGCCGGAAGAGCCCGGATGGAGAGGGCTCTGAGACATGGGACAGATGGGAGATGCGTATCCACAAGAGACTGATCGATCTAGACGCAGATGAGCGCGCCCTGAGGCAACTGATGAGGATTCAAGTGCCCGATGGTGTTAACATCGAGATCGTTCTCAGGTCCTAA
- the tuf gene encoding translation elongation factor EF-1 subunit alpha has protein sequence MASEKPHMNIVFIGHVDHGKSTTVGRVLLETGAIDKFVIEKYKKLAEEKGKATFEFAWVMDNLKEERERGVTIDVSHKKFVTDKYYFTVIDAPGHRDFVKNMITGTSQADAACVVVSASDGPQAQTKEHIFLAKVLGVKQIMIAINKMDATKPAYDEKTFNTTKEAVSALLKNIGYKLEDVPFIPISAYTGTNILKKGTAEMPWYKGDTLIETLNKLKVPPTQANLALRLPIQDVYTITGIGTVPVGRVETGTLRPDMKVIFMPSNKIGEVKSIEMHHEQLPQALPGDNVGFNVRGIAKNDIKRGDVAGPVDNPPTVAKTFIAQIVVLNHPTAIPVGYTPVFHCHTAQVACSFIELQKKLDPKTGAVKEENPTFLKTGDVAIVKVEPTKPMVVERAKDFPQLGRFAIRDMGATVAAGMCIEVEKKEM, from the coding sequence ATGGCATCAGAAAAGCCCCACATGAACATTGTGTTCATAGGTCATGTCGATCACGGAAAGTCCACCACAGTCGGTCGGGTGTTGCTCGAGACCGGCGCGATAGACAAGTTCGTCATCGAAAAGTACAAGAAGCTCGCGGAAGAGAAGGGAAAGGCAACATTCGAGTTCGCATGGGTCATGGACAACCTGAAGGAAGAAAGAGAGCGTGGTGTGACCATCGACGTCTCTCACAAGAAGTTCGTGACGGACAAGTACTACTTCACCGTCATCGACGCCCCCGGTCACCGTGACTTCGTCAAGAACATGATCACTGGTACCTCCCAGGCAGATGCAGCATGCGTCGTCGTATCCGCTTCCGACGGACCGCAGGCCCAGACCAAGGAGCACATCTTCTTGGCCAAGGTGCTAGGCGTCAAGCAGATCATGATCGCCATCAACAAGATGGACGCCACCAAGCCAGCCTACGACGAGAAGACGTTCAACACCACAAAGGAAGCCGTATCCGCCCTCCTGAAGAACATCGGCTACAAGCTGGAAGATGTACCGTTCATCCCGATCAGCGCCTACACTGGCACCAACATCCTGAAGAAGGGCACCGCGGAAATGCCGTGGTACAAGGGAGACACCCTGATCGAGACCCTCAATAAGCTGAAGGTCCCGCCGACCCAGGCCAACCTGGCCCTCAGGCTGCCGATCCAGGACGTCTACACCATCACCGGTATCGGAACCGTCCCAGTCGGACGTGTCGAGACCGGTACCCTGAGGCCGGACATGAAGGTCATCTTCATGCCGTCCAACAAGATAGGCGAAGTCAAGAGCATCGAGATGCACCACGAACAGCTGCCCCAGGCACTCCCCGGCGACAACGTCGGATTCAACGTCAGGGGTATCGCCAAGAACGACATCAAGAGGGGAGACGTCGCAGGCCCAGTCGACAACCCGCCGACCGTTGCCAAGACCTTCATCGCCCAGATCGTCGTCCTGAACCACCCGACGGCAATCCCAGTTGGATACACCCCGGTGTTCCACTGCCACACCGCTCAAGTTGCATGTTCCTTCATCGAGCTCCAGAAGAAGCTCGACCCGAAGACCGGCGCAGTTAAGGAGGAGAACCCGACCTTCCTGAAGACCGGCGATGTCGCCATAGTCAAGGTAGAGCCGACCAAGCCAATGGTTGTGGAGAGGGCAAAGGACTTCCCGCAGCTCGGCAGGTTTGCCATCCGTGACATGGGCGCTACCGTCGCAGCCGGTATGTGCATCGAAGTCGAAAAGAAGGAGATGTAA
- a CDS encoding elongation factor EF-2, whose amino-acid sequence MGRKEDNIAKAQAIMRTPKYIRNIGTAAHIDHGKTTLSDNLIAGAGMMSENLAGKQLMLDFDEQEQARGITINAANASMVHSYGGHEYLINLIDTPGHVDFGGDVTRAMRALDGCIILVCAVEGIMPQTETVIRQALKERVRPVLFINKVDRLVNELKVTQQQMQERFVKIIAEVNKRINAQLPEDLRKSWQVKVEDGSVAFGSAYNNWAISAPYMKKSGISFKDVYEYCKNEDQKTLAKRSPVHEVLLDMVITHVPNPQDAQKVRIPVIWKGDLETDVGKAMMTCDSNGPVTFMCTKIIMDPHAGEVAIGRLFSGKVIRGMELNIVGMGMNRCQTVSLSVGADRIPVDEVDAGNIVALAGLKDAFAGSTISTAKDMEAFEKITHYSEPVVTVAIEAKHMKDLPKLVEVLRTVAKADPSIQVQINQETGENLLSGMGELHLDITQYRIVNDHKVEIKASAPIVVYRECVKQHGGPFEGKSPNKHNRFFMEVLPLEDAIVAAMKAGDIKTEGKIKDPKALAKQLSDLGMDKDQAKGIVGFKDNNILIDMTKGIQNLHETMELCKQAFDEAMTVGPLAQEKCAGVKMLLVDAKLHEDSIHRGPGQVIPATRSAIYGAMCMGERVLLEPITKIYINVPQDLMGDAIRELQSRRSTIEEINQEGINAVIVARAPVAEMFGFASAIRGATQGRALWSTENAGFVIVPKELQPKVVGDIRKRKGLNPEPYDAAYYSG is encoded by the coding sequence ATGGGACGTAAAGAGGATAACATCGCAAAAGCCCAGGCCATTATGCGTACGCCGAAGTACATCCGCAACATCGGAACGGCGGCGCATATCGACCACGGCAAGACAACGCTCAGTGACAACCTTATCGCCGGCGCCGGCATGATGTCGGAGAACCTGGCAGGAAAGCAGCTGATGCTCGATTTCGATGAGCAGGAGCAGGCCCGCGGCATCACCATCAACGCCGCGAACGCCTCCATGGTTCACAGCTATGGCGGCCACGAATACCTGATCAACCTGATCGATACCCCGGGTCACGTCGACTTCGGCGGGGACGTCACCAGGGCCATGAGGGCTCTGGATGGCTGCATCATCCTGGTCTGCGCGGTCGAGGGCATCATGCCTCAGACCGAGACCGTCATCAGGCAGGCGCTCAAGGAGCGTGTCAGGCCGGTCCTGTTCATCAACAAGGTCGACCGCCTGGTCAACGAGCTAAAGGTCACCCAGCAGCAGATGCAGGAACGCTTCGTGAAGATCATCGCCGAGGTCAACAAGAGGATCAACGCCCAGCTGCCCGAGGATCTGCGCAAGTCGTGGCAGGTCAAGGTCGAGGACGGCTCCGTCGCCTTCGGTTCCGCTTACAACAACTGGGCAATATCCGCCCCGTACATGAAGAAGTCCGGAATATCGTTCAAGGACGTCTACGAGTACTGCAAGAACGAGGACCAGAAGACCCTGGCCAAGAGGTCCCCGGTCCATGAGGTCCTGCTCGACATGGTCATCACCCACGTCCCGAACCCGCAGGACGCACAGAAGGTCCGTATCCCGGTCATCTGGAAGGGCGACCTGGAGACCGATGTCGGCAAGGCCATGATGACCTGCGATTCCAATGGTCCGGTCACCTTCATGTGCACCAAGATCATCATGGACCCGCACGCTGGAGAGGTGGCCATCGGCCGTCTGTTCTCCGGTAAGGTCATCCGTGGCATGGAACTCAACATCGTCGGCATGGGAATGAACCGCTGCCAGACCGTCTCCCTGAGCGTCGGGGCGGACCGTATCCCGGTCGATGAGGTCGACGCAGGCAACATAGTGGCTCTCGCCGGACTGAAGGATGCCTTCGCCGGTTCGACCATCTCCACCGCCAAGGACATGGAAGCGTTCGAGAAGATCACCCACTACTCCGAGCCGGTGGTCACCGTGGCCATCGAGGCCAAGCACATGAAGGACCTGCCGAAGCTGGTCGAAGTGCTGAGGACCGTCGCAAAGGCGGACCCGTCCATCCAAGTACAGATCAACCAGGAGACTGGAGAGAACCTCCTGTCCGGAATGGGAGAGCTGCACCTGGACATCACCCAGTACAGGATAGTCAACGACCACAAGGTGGAGATCAAGGCATCTGCACCGATCGTCGTCTATCGTGAGTGCGTGAAACAGCACGGAGGCCCGTTCGAGGGCAAGTCCCCGAACAAGCACAACCGCTTCTTCATGGAAGTCCTGCCGCTGGAAGACGCCATAGTGGCCGCGATGAAGGCTGGCGACATAAAAACCGAAGGCAAGATAAAGGACCCGAAGGCACTGGCCAAACAGCTCAGCGACCTGGGAATGGACAAGGACCAGGCAAAGGGGATCGTTGGCTTCAAGGACAACAACATCCTGATCGATATGACGAAAGGTATCCAGAACCTGCACGAGACGATGGAATTGTGCAAACAGGCTTTCGATGAGGCAATGACCGTCGGACCACTCGCTCAAGAGAAGTGCGCCGGCGTGAAGATGCTACTGGTCGATGCCAAGCTGCACGAGGACTCGATCCACAGGGGACCGGGCCAGGTCATCCCTGCCACAAGGTCTGCCATCTATGGCGCCATGTGCATGGGAGAGCGGGTATTGTTAGAGCCGATAACCAAGATCTACATCAACGTCCCGCAGGACCTGATGGGAGACGCAATACGTGAGCTCCAGTCCAGGCGGTCCACCATCGAGGAGATCAACCAGGAGGGCATCAACGCGGTCATCGTCGCCAGGGCGCCGGTCGCCGAGATGTTCGGGTTCGCCAGCGCCATACGCGGTGCCACACAGGGCCGCGCTCTGTGGTCCACTGAGAACGCTGGCTTCGTGATCGTCCCGAAGGAACTGCAGCCGAAAGTTGTAGGCGACATACGCAAGAGGAAGGGCCTCAACCCAGAGCCTTACGACGCCGCATATTACTCTGGCTAA